A window of Paremcibacter congregatus contains these coding sequences:
- a CDS encoding ketopantoate reductase family protein: protein MRIAVMGTGGMGGFLGAKLAMAGHEIIFIARGPHLDAIKKHGLKLLSNAGDIHIHPATATEDTTEVGAVDLILFCVKLYDTTAAVRACLPMMGSDSFILTLQNGVESVDMLSSVVGQGRTIGGSIYVSASIESPGVITHSGGNNTIRFAEVDNQPSRRTEILEDIFTQAGLVGIRAENLQVMLWSKFVLLSANAGVGALTDRSAAQMVADPLVKPLLLAAMQEAYDVASAMGIPLPEGVIDRVLDVIVSNGEKQDLIASQCLDLRKGRPLELEWIQGTLHRLGQHYDIPTPITSTCYAALKRFASGRQNP from the coding sequence ATGCGTATTGCAGTCATGGGCACAGGAGGCATGGGCGGTTTTCTCGGGGCGAAACTCGCCATGGCCGGGCATGAGATCATCTTCATTGCCCGGGGTCCCCATCTGGATGCCATCAAAAAACACGGCCTGAAATTGCTGTCAAATGCCGGAGATATTCATATTCATCCGGCAACCGCGACAGAAGATACGACAGAAGTCGGGGCCGTTGATCTGATCCTTTTCTGCGTCAAGCTCTATGACACGACAGCCGCCGTCAGGGCCTGTCTGCCGATGATGGGATCAGACAGTTTTATACTCACCCTGCAGAACGGGGTAGAAAGTGTTGATATGCTTTCCTCCGTTGTTGGCCAGGGCCGGACCATCGGCGGATCGATTTATGTCTCGGCCAGCATCGAAAGTCCCGGCGTTATAACCCATTCCGGCGGTAACAATACCATTCGCTTTGCCGAGGTCGACAACCAACCAAGTCGGCGAACGGAAATTCTGGAAGATATCTTTACTCAGGCGGGGCTTGTGGGTATCCGGGCTGAAAATTTGCAGGTTATGCTGTGGTCGAAATTTGTTCTATTGTCGGCAAATGCGGGGGTTGGCGCCCTCACCGATCGATCGGCGGCGCAAATGGTGGCCGACCCTCTGGTGAAGCCTTTACTGCTTGCTGCGATGCAAGAAGCTTATGATGTGGCGTCGGCCATGGGGATCCCGTTGCCGGAAGGGGTTATTGACAGAGTGCTGGATGTCATCGTTTCCAACGGCGAGAAACAGGATCTGATCGCCTCGCAATGTCTGGATTTGCGCAAGGGCAGACCATTGGAGCTTGAATGGATACAGGGTACCCTGCACCGGTTGGGTCAGCACTATGATATTCCGACTCCGATCACCAGCACCTGCTATGCGGCTCTGAAGCGTTTCGCGTCAGGAAGGCAAAACCCCTGA
- a CDS encoding arylesterase: MAKDYQVLAFGDSLTAGYGLAKEDGFTAQLQKYLRDQGHQVTIINAGVSGNTTSGGLARLEWSLAGTQGGKPDLVLLALGGNDALRGIDPAISRANMDKMLTILQKANIDTLILGMMAPPNMGEDYENKFNTIFPDLAEKYKVDLYPFFLDGVAGDLSLNQGDAMHPNAQGVQAVVRRIAPIIIDKLLTP, encoded by the coding sequence ATGGCAAAAGACTATCAGGTTTTGGCCTTTGGCGACAGCCTGACTGCCGGGTATGGTTTGGCGAAAGAAGATGGTTTTACGGCCCAATTGCAAAAATATTTGCGGGATCAAGGGCATCAAGTTACCATTATTAACGCGGGTGTATCCGGGAATACAACGTCTGGCGGTCTGGCGCGACTGGAATGGAGTCTGGCAGGAACGCAGGGTGGCAAGCCGGATCTTGTGTTGCTGGCCCTGGGAGGTAATGACGCCTTGCGCGGTATTGACCCGGCCATTTCCCGGGCAAATATGGACAAGATGCTGACCATTCTGCAAAAGGCAAACATTGACACCCTGATCCTCGGCATGATGGCGCCGCCTAATATGGGCGAGGATTATGAAAATAAATTCAACACCATTTTTCCGGATTTGGCGGAAAAATATAAGGTTGACCTGTATCCTTTCTTTCTGGACGGCGTTGCCGGGGATTTATCGCTTAATCAGGGGGATGCCATGCATCCCAATGCCCAAGGGGTCCAGGCCGTCGTTCGCAGGATTGCACCGATCATTATCGATAAACTTCTTACCCCTTGA
- a CDS encoding ABC transporter ATP-binding protein, with amino-acid sequence MPDTPILQILDLFLSFQGEGHQVDILKGVNLNIDEGTSVAILGPSGSGKSSLLSLMTGLEKQTAGSVTINDHCLDNMSEDQLALFRRDNIGIVLQSFHLIPTMTALENVAVPLELAGRKDAFKIAEEALGHVGLSHRIHHYPTQLSGGEQQRVAIARALAPNPKIIFADEPTGNLDGKTGHKIVELIFNLQKTFNTTLILITHDTEVANHCDRILHIQDGLIAETAPLKDATGKVAE; translated from the coding sequence ATGCCAGATACGCCGATATTACAGATTTTGGACCTTTTTCTGTCTTTTCAAGGGGAAGGCCATCAGGTCGACATTCTCAAGGGCGTAAATCTGAACATTGACGAGGGGACATCGGTGGCGATCCTCGGGCCGTCCGGGTCGGGCAAATCCAGTCTGCTGTCCCTGATGACGGGTCTTGAAAAACAGACCGCCGGTTCCGTAACCATAAACGACCATTGCCTGGATAATATGAGTGAAGACCAGCTCGCCCTGTTTCGCCGGGATAATATCGGTATTGTACTGCAGTCGTTTCATTTGATCCCGACCATGACGGCGCTGGAAAATGTCGCGGTGCCGTTGGAACTCGCCGGCCGCAAGGATGCTTTTAAGATTGCCGAAGAGGCGCTTGGCCATGTGGGATTGTCGCACCGCATTCATCACTACCCGACACAGCTTTCCGGCGGGGAACAGCAACGGGTCGCCATCGCCAGAGCGCTGGCGCCCAACCCCAAAATCATCTTTGCTGATGAGCCTACAGGCAATCTGGATGGCAAAACGGGACACAAAATTGTTGAATTGATTTTCAATCTGCAGAAGACGTTCAACACGACCCTTATTCTGATTACCCATGACACGGAAGTCGCCAATCATTGTGACCGCATCCTGCATATTCAGGACGGCCTGATTGCCGAAACCGCCCCCTTGAAAGATGCAACCGGCAAGGTGGCGGAATGA
- a CDS encoding alpha/beta fold hydrolase: MKLNSYHIGSADAPALIIIHGLFGSASNFRSLAKIYSEDFSVTCLDLRNHGASPHDDDVSFDAMAADVVEFMDDHGIPRAHIMGHSLGGKVAMQLALTHPDRIDKLIIGDIAPITYPHHHDRIFEGLQAVRAARLTSRKEAEAILAEYVQIPQVRLFLMTNMVRGEDQVFDWRINVDGLQQNYAELAKAPTGTPFTGKSCFIRGEMSDYVKETTYDVIKQLFPQAEIVTLKGAGHWLHAEKPQEYVRLTLDFLKKD; the protein is encoded by the coding sequence ATGAAACTCAACAGCTATCATATTGGTTCCGCCGATGCCCCGGCCCTGATCATCATCCACGGCCTGTTTGGCTCGGCCAGCAACTTTCGCAGCCTTGCCAAAATTTACAGTGAAGACTTCAGCGTCACGTGTCTTGATCTGCGCAATCATGGCGCCTCGCCTCATGACGATGATGTCTCTTTTGACGCCATGGCGGCGGATGTTGTTGAATTTATGGACGATCACGGGATACCACGGGCCCATATCATGGGGCATTCCCTCGGCGGAAAGGTTGCCATGCAACTGGCGCTTACCCACCCGGATCGCATTGACAAGCTGATTATCGGTGATATAGCCCCGATTACCTATCCCCATCATCACGATCGTATTTTTGAGGGGTTGCAAGCGGTGCGCGCCGCCCGGCTGACCAGCCGCAAGGAAGCCGAGGCCATTCTCGCGGAATATGTGCAAATCCCCCAGGTGCGCCTGTTTCTGATGACCAATATGGTGCGGGGTGAGGACCAAGTTTTTGACTGGCGTATCAATGTGGACGGGTTGCAGCAGAATTATGCCGAATTGGCCAAGGCTCCGACGGGAACCCCCTTTACAGGCAAGAGCTGTTTTATTCGTGGGGAGATGTCCGATTATGTCAAGGAAACCACATATGATGTCATTAAGCAGCTCTTCCCCCAAGCGGAAATTGTTACCCTGAAAGGGGCCGGCCACTGGTTACATGCAGAAAAACCGCAAGAATATGTTAGACTGACACTGGACTTTCTCAAAAAGGACTAG
- a CDS encoding ABC transporter permease: protein MTGNPASTAFRFAWRESRAAFKNFKIFIASLFLGTAIIAGVGSVTSNISNSIEEDGRTFLGGDVQISLTQKRLTPEERIFLEKRGELSEIATLRSMAHTTDKSSLVDLKGVDTHYPLYGELELEQGDYGPLMLGKQGGRWGIILSEPLATRLGISLDGDVKLGTKLYQVRGLIKKEPDANNQGLQLAPGAIVALDSLFDNTLIKPGSLVRYHTRIRLFDGVALETFRDELKESFPDQAWRVRDHNSGGSSLRRFVSRMGQFMTLVGLTALLVGGVGVSNGVRTYLESKTDTIATYKILGATSRTILLIYLGQIMLIAAFAIMAGLLVGGLLPLMFGDVLKNSLQVDLEMGLQIKPLILAALYSGAIAAVFTLWPLGKAVQTPAARLFRQTVSPKGRIRQSLPYIVTIGGIGLCLLTLVVYTSQFKAITAALLAGTAVVFVILYGAASLAKWLAKRLPRPHNPIFRIAISNMYRPGNATNSIVLSLGLGLILFTAVALIENNMIREINDRVKGDAASFFFIDVQKSQKEVFTRYFEEREGVESYRMVPNLRGRVTQVKGVPSKDVKAKPEGRWILRGDRGISFSATPPPNNKIVAGEWWPEDYTGAPRVSISKQMADAMDLKVNDEITLNILGRDFTLPIMSIRDFDWESFDINYVMIVDPNTLANAPFTYVGTAKTVADQEPEIYRELTGRFPSVSLIRTKDVLGSALEIMAKIATAIDFMAAITIMSGILVLAGAISAGHRTRIYDAAVLKIVGATRLDILKAYIIEFILLGLLTGGIAILLGTVAAYSVIVFVMEMTWLLPVYIPVNTVGVSILATLAFGIVSIWLAMSARPAQVLRNA, encoded by the coding sequence ATGACCGGAAATCCAGCCTCAACGGCCTTTCGTTTCGCCTGGCGGGAATCCCGGGCGGCATTTAAAAATTTCAAGATTTTTATCGCCAGCCTGTTTCTTGGCACCGCGATTATTGCCGGTGTCGGTTCTGTCACCAGCAATATTTCCAACAGCATAGAAGAGGACGGGCGCACTTTTCTGGGGGGGGACGTCCAGATCAGCCTGACACAAAAACGCCTGACACCTGAAGAGCGTATTTTTCTGGAAAAAAGAGGGGAACTTTCCGAAATTGCCACCCTGCGCAGTATGGCTCATACGACAGACAAAAGCAGCCTGGTGGATTTGAAAGGTGTGGACACCCATTATCCCCTCTATGGTGAGCTGGAGCTGGAACAAGGCGACTACGGCCCGCTCATGCTTGGCAAGCAGGGGGGACGTTGGGGCATCATTCTGTCAGAACCTCTCGCCACTCGACTTGGTATATCCCTCGACGGAGACGTCAAACTTGGTACAAAACTCTATCAGGTGCGTGGCCTGATCAAAAAGGAACCAGACGCCAATAATCAGGGACTGCAACTTGCGCCAGGCGCGATTGTCGCGCTTGACAGCCTGTTTGACAACACTTTGATCAAGCCGGGCAGTCTGGTGCGGTATCATACCCGTATCAGGCTTTTTGACGGCGTGGCGCTAGAAACATTCCGTGACGAGCTCAAGGAAAGTTTTCCCGATCAGGCCTGGCGGGTGCGGGATCATAACAGTGGTGGCTCAAGTCTGCGACGTTTCGTCAGTCGCATGGGGCAATTCATGACCCTGGTCGGCCTCACCGCCTTGCTGGTGGGGGGCGTCGGGGTCAGTAACGGTGTTCGCACCTATCTGGAGAGCAAGACCGACACCATCGCCACCTATAAAATTCTTGGGGCGACAAGCCGGACAATTCTGCTGATTTATCTTGGACAGATCATGTTGATCGCCGCCTTCGCCATCATGGCGGGACTGCTTGTTGGCGGACTGCTTCCCCTGATGTTCGGGGATGTCCTGAAGAATAGCCTGCAGGTTGATCTGGAGATGGGCCTGCAGATCAAGCCATTGATACTCGCGGCACTCTATAGCGGGGCGATAGCGGCGGTCTTTACCCTCTGGCCCCTGGGCAAGGCGGTTCAGACCCCGGCGGCCCGCCTGTTTCGCCAAACGGTCAGTCCTAAGGGACGTATCCGTCAATCCTTACCTTATATCGTGACGATTGGGGGTATTGGTCTGTGTCTTTTGACCTTGGTTGTTTATACCTCACAGTTCAAGGCGATCACCGCCGCACTGCTTGCCGGAACCGCCGTGGTGTTTGTTATTCTGTACGGCGCCGCCAGTTTGGCCAAATGGCTGGCGAAACGTCTTCCACGGCCCCACAATCCCATTTTCCGCATCGCCATTAGCAACATGTATCGCCCTGGAAATGCGACAAACTCAATCGTTTTGTCCCTTGGTCTGGGCCTGATCCTGTTTACGGCAGTCGCCCTGATCGAAAATAATATGATCCGGGAAATCAATGATCGGGTAAAGGGGGACGCGGCCTCTTTCTTCTTCATTGATGTGCAAAAAAGCCAAAAGGAAGTTTTTACCCGCTACTTTGAAGAACGCGAAGGAGTTGAGAGTTATCGCATGGTGCCTAACCTGCGCGGAAGAGTGACGCAGGTCAAGGGAGTGCCATCCAAGGATGTAAAAGCCAAACCGGAGGGCCGCTGGATACTGCGTGGTGACCGCGGAATAAGTTTCTCGGCAACACCGCCACCCAATAACAAAATTGTTGCGGGGGAGTGGTGGCCTGAGGATTACACAGGCGCCCCACGGGTCTCCATCTCGAAACAGATGGCGGACGCCATGGACCTGAAAGTCAATGACGAGATCACCTTGAATATATTGGGCCGCGATTTCACCCTGCCGATCATGTCGATCCGCGATTTTGACTGGGAAAGTTTTGACATCAACTATGTGATGATTGTTGATCCCAATACTCTGGCCAACGCGCCCTTTACCTATGTTGGAACAGCCAAAACCGTGGCAGATCAGGAGCCGGAGATTTACCGCGAACTTACAGGTCGGTTCCCCAGTGTGTCACTCATCCGCACCAAGGATGTTTTGGGAAGCGCCCTGGAAATCATGGCCAAGATAGCAACCGCCATCGACTTTATGGCCGCGATTACCATTATGTCAGGTATTCTGGTTCTGGCCGGGGCGATCTCCGCCGGGCATCGTACCCGTATTTATGATGCCGCGGTGCTGAAAATTGTCGGCGCCACCCGGCTGGATATCCTTAAAGCCTACATTATTGAATTTATTTTGCTTGGCCTGCTCACCGGAGGCATCGCAATCCTGTTGGGAACGGTCGCCGCCTATAGCGTGATTGTCTTTGTGATGGAAATGACCTGGCTTTTGCCCGTGTATATACCAGTTAATACTGTCGGGGTAAGTATCCTCGCCACCCTGGCCTTTGGCATAGTCAGTATCTGGCTTGCCATGTCGGCGCGGCCGGCACAGGTATTGCGTAATGCCTAA
- a CDS encoding cysteine desulfurase family protein: MSNPDIYLDYQATTPLDPRVLERMMPYLTTKFGNPHSTNHSFGWEAAAGVDVARPQVAQLIGADEREIIFTSGATEANNMAIKGIAYAQYPAKNHIITAQTEHTCVLESCRALERSGFQVTYLPVDNQGLIDLNELRDSITDKTALVSIMAVNNEIGMIQDIAAIGAICRNAAVVFHTDAAQAVGKIPLDVTAMNIDLISISGHKIYGPKGIGALYVNEECPVRPLALFDGGGQERGLRSGTLSPALCVGLGSACVLAEQDMTQDAAHISMLAHRLKDKLQSALPDIQINGSEQLRYAGNLNITFDHVKADQLVKELRGIAVSAGSACSTEKVEPSHVLTALGLSKKQIDSSIRIGIGRMTTEPEIDQAARHIILTVQKIRNLM, from the coding sequence ATGAGCAATCCTGATATATATCTCGATTATCAGGCGACAACGCCATTGGACCCGCGGGTGCTGGAAAGGATGATGCCCTATCTCACCACAAAATTCGGCAACCCCCATTCCACAAATCACAGTTTTGGCTGGGAGGCCGCTGCAGGGGTTGATGTGGCCCGCCCACAAGTCGCCCAGCTGATCGGAGCGGATGAACGGGAAATCATCTTTACCTCCGGCGCGACCGAAGCCAATAACATGGCGATCAAGGGCATCGCTTATGCGCAATATCCGGCTAAGAACCACATTATCACAGCCCAGACCGAACATACCTGCGTGCTGGAAAGTTGCCGTGCGTTAGAAAGGTCCGGGTTCCAGGTTACCTATCTGCCCGTAGATAATCAGGGGCTGATTGATCTCAACGAGTTGCGGGACAGCATTACCGATAAAACCGCACTGGTTTCGATCATGGCGGTCAATAACGAAATCGGCATGATTCAGGATATTGCCGCCATTGGGGCGATCTGTCGGAACGCTGCCGTGGTTTTTCATACAGACGCCGCCCAGGCCGTAGGAAAAATCCCACTTGACGTCACCGCCATGAATATTGATTTGATAAGTATTTCCGGGCACAAAATATATGGCCCCAAAGGCATTGGCGCGCTTTATGTGAATGAAGAATGCCCGGTAAGACCTTTGGCCCTATTTGATGGTGGAGGACAGGAGAGGGGCCTGCGTTCAGGCACGCTTTCGCCCGCCTTGTGTGTTGGTCTGGGATCGGCTTGCGTGCTGGCGGAACAGGATATGACACAGGATGCGGCACATATATCAATGCTGGCACACCGTTTGAAAGACAAACTACAATCCGCCTTGCCCGACATACAGATCAATGGTTCAGAGCAACTGCGCTATGCTGGTAATCTCAATATCACGTTTGATCATGTAAAAGCAGATCAGCTGGTAAAAGAATTGCGGGGCATTGCGGTATCCGCCGGCTCGGCATGTTCCACGGAAAAGGTTGAACCATCGCATGTCCTCACTGCTCTGGGGCTCAGCAAGAAGCAAATTGACAGCAGCATCCGTATTGGCATAGGGCGCATGACCACTGAGCCCGAAATAGATCAGGCGGCACGTCATATCATCCTCACCGTACAGAAAATCCGCAATCTGATGTGA